Proteins from one Rosa chinensis cultivar Old Blush chromosome 7, RchiOBHm-V2, whole genome shotgun sequence genomic window:
- the LOC112176790 gene encoding uncharacterized protein At4g10930 isoform X2, translating into MEEDSNLDTSIACDSCDLWYHAFCVGFDPESTSENTWLCPRCVVGEMPQNSDVGSIQRSNSQYDLENSESLTEDTFSRKVSVSSVDTGDTAVVVSMVGDSGQSILPNVEVGKGFETESLVSASEERHESEIPSGVKTIKLEAQELELSLSCDTSFSLPSNALAHKQLKSSTGESMNDLSSFDGLKSSSGKLNESHISKKLSDGQSNMGLNLGLCGGSFLSVDTNSTGTEHHDTKDLKQHNPSEEYLPKADRIVPDASSDAPAMTGGKRKLTDCSDGVSADDRDTNPKLKNKVAVKKIRDGEKIQQIASKDQAKACLSDSGNGSSLTVVPKDSELRCHPVLNPTSEILSIVRTTNRKSSKGLAGPKSVKSSEEQDSMASLRVKKIMRRDAEDKESSMVVQRLRKEIREAVRNKSAKDIGENQFDPKLLDAFRAALAGSKTEPVKKLSQLALKARKTMLEKGKVRENLTKKIYGTSNGRRKRAWDRDCQIEFWKHRCIGEPEKIETLKSVLGLLNGSSQGSDTKHESDMQSTSPILSRLYLADTSVFPRKDNIKPLLALKAAGNSEQNDKQPTAMELCSKPSLDNVTSTSTETTKVSSKVGVPLLETNGNKNNPPSSDNSAASNKGHQDRHSEGSLVSSSGGSKLKTKKDVVDKTGDIKVDKRKWALEVLARKMSGTGRNTTNEKKEGNSVLKGNYPLLAQLPIDMKPVLSPSRHNKVPMSVRQTQLYRLTEHLLRKANLPVIRRTANTELAVADAINIEKEIADRSNSKLVYLNLCSQEMLHLSRGNKASGTPVLSSSPSSVHADRSGEAVHEPSTDPVTEEALRNAGLLSDSPPNSPRSNMEVPAEEDDPSLDFREEGPDNVFEMDENPDLDIYGDFEYNLEDEDYIGATATKVSNVQPEEGASKIKVVFSTFQPETTNQTLDLGSTEKVVEVQKDSSCMLKNDTYSGLENSTRECETDKSCVPLESIFGKEGEELSVAECEELYGPDTEPVIKKFPEASEILYGSIDSGLVKDNYPKENESCGPKPTEEITSPSGNENHAKNISVASLGCTSSGGEDSTNHSQPDGSGERKKKSNTDSKDQSNSINSISKKVEAYIKEHIRPLCKSGVITTEQYKWAVAKTTEKVMKYHSKAKSASFLIKEGEKVKKLAEQYVETSQKKEKGDPL; encoded by the exons AACGTTGAAGTTGGCAAGGGCTTTGAAACTGAATCACTGGTATCAGCTTCTGAAGAACGCCACGAGTCGGAAATACCTTCAGGGGTGAAAACTATTAAATTGGAAGCACAGGAATTAGAACTGTCCCTGTCCTGTGATACCTCCTTCAGTTTACCTTCAAATGCTTTAGCACATAAGCAGCTTAAGTCGAGTACTGGTGAATCAATGAATGACCTTAGTAGCTTTGATGGCCTCAAAAGTTCTTCTGGGAAGCTTAATGAATCACATATTAGTAAAAAACTATCTGACGGCCAGTCCAATATGGGTCTAAATCTTGGGTTATGTGGGGGTTCGTTTTTGTCAG TTGACACGAATAGTACCGGAACTGAACACCACGACACTAAAGATCTGAAGCAGCATAATCCTTCAGAAGAATATTTGCCAAAAG CTGACAGGATTGTACCGGATGCTAGTTCAGATGCTCCTGCCATGACTGGTGGAAAGAGAAAACTCACAGATTGCAG tGATGGCGTTAGTGCTGATGATAGAGATACAAACCCTAAGCTTAAGAACAAAGTTGCTGTAAAGAAAATCAGAGATGGGGAGAAGATTCAACAGATTGCTTCCAAGGACCAAGCCAAAGCGTGTCTTTCAGACTCTGGAAATGGCTCCAGCCTGACTGTAGTTCCCAAAGATAGCGAGTTAAGATGTCATCCTGTACTGAACCCTACTTCTGAAATATTGAGCATTGTTCGAACCACAAACCGTAAGTCTTCCAAGGGGCTTGCAGGCCCTAAATCTGTAAAATCATCAGAAGAACAAGATTCAATGGCTAGTTTGAGAGTTAAAAAGATAATGAGGAGAGATGCTGAGGACAAGGAATCATCTATGGTTGTTCAGAGACTAAGAAAGGAAATAAGAGAAGCTGTCCGCAACAAATCTGCAAAAGATATTGGTGAAAATCAGTTTGATCCAAAGCTTCTTGATGCCTTTAGGGCAGCTCTAGCAGGATCTAAAACTGAACCTGTAAAGAAGCTATCACAGTTAGCACTGAAGGCAAGGAAGACAATGTTGGAGAAGGGAAAAGTACGCGAGAATTTAACAAAGAAAATCTATGGAACATCCAATGGAAGACGAAAACGTGCATGGGACCGGGACTGTCAAATTGAATTTTGGAAGCATCGTTGCATTGGAGAGCCTGAAAAGATTGAGACTTTAAAGTCAGTTCTTGGCCTTCTCAATGGGAGTTCACAGGGTTCAGATACAAAGCATGAGTCTGATATGCAGTCCACAAGTCCAATTCTTTCCAGGTTGTATTTAGCAGATACATCTGTATTTCCAAGGAAAGATAATATTAAGCCTCTTCTAGCTCTTAAAGCTGCTGGTAATTCTGAGCAGAATGATAAACAACCCACCGCAATGGAACTGTGTTCAAAGCCTTCTCTTGATAATGTCACTTCGACTTCCACAGAAACGACTAAGGTTTCATCAAAAGTTGGGGTTCCTTTATTAGAAACTAATGGGAATAAAAACAATCCTCCAAGCTCAGACAATAGTGCTGCTTCTAACAAAGGACATCAAGATAGACACTCAGAAGGGTCCTTGGTTTCTTCATCTGGTGGTTCTAAATTGAAAACCAAGAAGGATGTAGTTGATAAAACTGGTGATATAAAAGTTGATAAAAGGAAATGGGCTCTGGAGGTTCTTGCCCGGAAAATGAGTGGTACAGGCAGGAAcacaacaaatgaaaaaaaggaAGGCAACTCTGTGCTCAAAGGAAATTACCCTTTGCTA GCTCAGTTACCAATAGACATGAAACCAGTTTTGTCGCCCAGTCGTCACAATAAAGTTCCAATGTCAGTGAGGCAG ACGCAGCTATACCGTCTGACAGAGCACTTGCTGAGGAAAGCTAATCTGCCTGTGATTCGTAGAACTGCGAACACGGAGTTAGCTGTTGCAGATGCAATTAATATAGAAAAGGAGATTGCGGATAGGTCAAACAGCAAGCTAGTTTATCTGAATCTATGTTCCCAGGAGATGTTGCATCTTTCAAGAGGTAACAAAGCTAGTGGAACCCCAGTTCTTAGTTCCTCCCCATCTTCAGTCCATGCTGATAGATCAGGTGAAGCTGTGCATGAACCTTCAACTGATCCTGTAACTGAAGAAGCACTGAGAAATGCTGGTCTTCTGTCCGATTCTCCTCCAAACAGTCCACGTTCCAATATGGAAGTTCCTGCTGAAGAAGATGATCCCTCATTAGATTTCAGAGAGGAAGGGCCTGATAATGTATTTGAAATGGATGAAAATCCAGATCTGGACATCTATGGTGATTTTGAGTATAATCTGGAAGATGAAGACTATATTGGTGCCACTGCTACAAAAGTCTCGAATGTACAGCCAGAGGAAGGGGCATCAAAAATTAAAGTTGTTTTCTCTACTTTTCAGCCTGAAACAACTAATCAAACTTTAGATCTTGGAAGTACTGAGAAGGTGGTTGAAGTACAAAAAGATTCTTCCTGCATGCTCAAGAATGATACTTATTCAGGTCTGGAAAATTCAACCAGGGAGTGTGAGACTGACAAGTCTTGTGTTCCATTGGAATCCATATTTGGTAAAGAAGGTGAAGAGCTTTCTGTTGCAGAATGTGAagaattatatggaccagataCAGAACCAGTGATCAAGAAATTTCCAGAAGCATCAGAAATTCTATATGGATCAATAGATTCAGGTTTGGTTAAAGACAACTATCCAAAAGAGAATGAAAGTTGTGGACCAAAGCCAACCGAAGAAATAACATCTCCATCTGGTAATGAGAACCATGCAAAAAATATATCAGTTGCTAGTCTTGGTTGCACTTCCTCTGGTGGAGAAGATTCAACAAACCATTCCCAACCAGATGGAAGTGgtgaaaggaagaagaaatccAATACGGATTCAAAAGATCAGTCCAACAGCATCAATTCTATATCCAAGAAG GTTGAAGCCTACATCAAAGAGCATATCAGACCACTATGCAAGAGCGGTGTGATTACAACTGAACAATATAAGTGGGCTGTGGCGAAAACAACTGAGAAAGTCATGAAATACCATTCTAAAGCCAAGAGCGCAAGTTTCCTCATCAAAGAAGGGGAGAAGGTGAAGAAACTTGCAGAGCAGTATGTTGAGACATCCCAAAAGAAGGAGAAAGGTGACCCTTTATAA